From one Larimichthys crocea isolate SSNF chromosome XVIII, L_crocea_2.0, whole genome shotgun sequence genomic stretch:
- the LOC104926797 gene encoding proenkephalin-A, protein MAAPAHSICLWMLVLGMCVSLVVGTDCGKECALCVYRLLEQQSGFFSLTCSRECDGGLDSQKLRLCRDFLLEEENHIPLNADPRQQQEQEAAGTMSDDDKDVTSPEHQLAKKYGGFMKRYGGFMSRRSSSPEGALKDPGNQDEEENIRLEILKILNAMVEHSDGGDGQGGEAVKRYGGFMRRAEEGVAQGDLLEAVLGRGLKKRYGGFMRRVGRPEWLVDSSKSGGVMKRAWENNSELQKRYGGFMD, encoded by the exons ATGGCTGCCCCCGCACACAGCATCTGCTTGTGGATGTTGGTTctgggcatgtgtgtgtcattggTTGTTGGAACAGACTGTGGGAAGgagtgtgcactgtgtgtgtaccGTCTGCTGGAACAGCAATCTGGTTTCTTCTCCCTG ACATGCTCACGTGAGTGCGATGGTGGGTTGGACAGCCAGAAGCTCCGTCTATGCCGTGACTTCCTATTGGAGGAGGAAAACCACATTCCTCTGAATGCTGACCCCCGTCAACAGCAGGAACAGGAAGCAGCAGGCACCATGTCAGATGATGATAAGGACGTGACATCACCAGAGCACCAGCTGGCCAAGAAGTATGGCGGCTTTATGAAGCGCTACGGTGGTTTCATGTCTCGCCGCTCTTCCTCTCCAGAAGGGGCACTCAAGGATCCTGGAAACCAGGATGAGGAAGAAAACATTCGCCTGGAGATCCTAAAGATCCTCAATGCTATGGTTGAGCACAGTGATGGGGGGGATGGTCAGGGAGGTGAGGCAGTGAAGAGATATGGAGGCTTCATGCGTCGGGCTGAAGAAGGGGTGGCGCAGGGTGACCTGCTGGAAGCAGTGTTAGGCCGTGGGCTCAAGAAGCGTTACGGAGGGTTTATGAGGCGTGTGGGAAGGCCTGAGTGGCTGGTGGACAGTAGCAAGAGTGGGGGGGTAATGAAACGGGCTTGGGAAAACAACAGCGAGTTACAGAAAAGGTATGGGGGTTTCATGGACTAG